In Sardina pilchardus chromosome 10, fSarPil1.1, whole genome shotgun sequence, one genomic interval encodes:
- the rbm11 gene encoding RNA binding motif protein 11: MAMPGDANRTVFVGNVDPLVKEEILYELFLQAGPVRKVTMARDREGRRRPFGFVLYKHAEAVPYAIALLNGISLYGRPLKLDFSTGSSQDPWGSFGSPGSEDRGPNIVRRVCPQESPIFNFSGFNPQGDCRSQDQITRGNAVCIWPPCQLPPLTPLPQQVAPNLFPGLFSSSTPLSPWVGPFWTPPLTPLPPPAPPPQEREEAPPTPKEREIERERECENPPVSVKERERGRERLPVPLHSKAQEEERAKEAKRRKHKRMRSRRHRHQSRHKI, from the exons ATGGCGATGCCAGGCGATGCCAACAGGACTGTTTTCGTCGGAAATGTGGATCCTCTGGTAAAGGAGGAGATTCTATACGAGCTTTTTCTGCAG GCTGGCCCGGTGAGGAAGGTGACGATGGCTAGAGACCGTGAAGGCCGTCGTAGGCCGTTTGGTTTCGTGCTGTACAAGCATGCTGAGGCTGTGCCTTACGCTATCGCCCTCCTCAACGGGATCTCTCTGTACGGGAGGCCCCTCAAACTGGACTTCAGCACAG GAAGCTCCCAGGACCCTTGGGGTAGCTTTGGATCTCCAGGCTCTGAGGATAGAGGACCTAACATAGTCAG GAGAGTGTGTCCCCAGGAATCTCCCATCTTTAACTTCAGTGGCTTTAATCCCCAAGGCGACTGCAGATCTCAAGACCAGATCACCAGGGGAAACGCA gtaTGTATTTGGCCTCCCTGTCAGCTACCCCCTCTCACCCCTCTACCCCAACAAGTTGCCCCCAACCTTTTCCCTGGACTCTTCAGTTCCTCCACCCCTCTGTCGCCCTGGGTTGGACCTTTCTGGACCCCACCTCTgactcctctgccccccccagcaccccctccacaggagagggaggaagcacCGCCAACCCCAAAAGAgcgagagattgaaagagagagggagtgtgagaacCCCCCAGTGTccgtgaaggagagagagaggggtcggGAGAGGCTCCCAGTGCCTCTACATTCAAAGgctcaggaggaggagagagcgaagGAAGCCAAGCGGCGCAAACACAAGAGGATGAGAAGTAGGAGACACCGGCATCAGAGCAGACACAAGATatga